The genomic interval TTTCTAAAAGGAATGCTCGCATTTTTATTTTTCATTAAATGAGAAGAAAAAACATCCGATAGCTCAGTTGCATAAGGACTTCGACTATTGAGCAGCGCTATTTTTGAAAGGCCTTGTTCGGCTAAATAATGAGCAATGCTTATCCCCATTTGATCATTATTAGGGATGGTTCGAAAAATATAATTAAATTGATGTCCCGTTAATTTTATATTAGTCGCACTCGGTGTTAAAAAAAAGAAGTCCTTTATTTTCATAAATAACAGAGGCCAATAAAGCTGTTTTTGACGTAACATGACCGATAACCGCGACAACCTTATGATTATCAGCAAATGAATTTGCAATATTTAATACAATAGTCTGATATTCATTTGTCGATAACGTAAGGTCTAACAGTTTATCTTCATCCTTATTAACAATAATTTCTAAAGGACGGTTTAATACGCCGCCGTCCGCATTAATTAGTTTTACGGCCAGTTTAACCCCTTTTAAAAATGAAGTGTGATGACTATCCCAAGCAATACCAATGATAATTGGGTTTTTAACATTCACTACTAACTTAGCGCGTTTTTGAGAAATTTCTTCATACGCTTCATCAAAACACCCCCCAAGCAATAGGGTAATTAAAGCAAAAATAAAAAATAAGGGTTTAATTGTTAACATTTCATTAAAAAGTTATAGGTTAGAAGGGGGGGGTAAGTTTAGGGTGTGAAGGTCGTTATCAGACAATAAACCTTTGAGAAAAAACAAGGATGGATTTTGTTGGACTCTTTCAGCTTATTGTTAAACGATTCATTAAAAATATATCTATTGTAATCTGTTTAACTTTATATCGTTATTTTTTGAATGTCTATGATCAATTTTTTTTTGTTACTATTTATCAGTGTATTATCGCCTGTTTTAAGTGCGGATGAATTTTCTACGCAAATTAAAACAGCGAAACTAACACCTTATAACAACTATTATCAACTGAGTGCTGATATTGATTATAATTTAAGTCCTACCGCCATAGAGGCTATCCAAAGTAATATTGCTTTAACGTGGCATTTAAACATTAAGTTAAAAAAAATAAAGCCCTTGTGGAATACAATCGTTTTTAACCAACTATTTTCGTATACAATTCGTTACCACGCCCTCTTAAATAGTTATAGTGTGGGGGATTCAAGTAGAAAAAAAAATAAGCGTTTTACTTCATTGACCGCAGCCCTCGCGTCAATATCTAAAATACGCAATCTAAACTTTATTAAGACCTCAATAATTGAAAAAAACAGTCAATATACAGTTGCAATAAAATTAGAATTCGACCGTGAAGCGTTGCCCTTACCTTTAAGACCAATCGCTTATCTTGATAACGATTGGGACTTATCTAGCCATTGGTATTTATGGACACTACAACCTTAAAACTGCCTATCAGTTTATTTATTATAACTTTATTTGGATTGATTTTATTATCACTCCAATTAATGAGTTCAGCAACCCAAGAAACGTCACAATTAAGCGATATTTATTCCCTATTACTGTTAATTAATAGCTTAGGAACCGCCGCTTTAATGGTTCTGGTCGGCATTAATGTTTATTCCTTAACGCAGCAATTAAAGAAAAAAGAAGCGGGGTCACGCTTAACTACGCGAATGGTTTCATTATTTGTTTTATTAGCCTTAGCTCCCGCCGCCATTGTTTTTTATTTCTCTGTACAGTTTTTACAGCAAGCCATTAATAGTGGTTTTAATGTTGAAATTGATAAAGCGATGGAAGATGCTTTAGAATTAAGCCAAGCCTCATTAGATCAGCGAATGCGTTGGCATTTAAAACAAACACAGCAATCAACTAAAGTTTTACGCGACAAATCAGAAACATTACTCGCACTGGAACTAGCTAACCTTCGTGATTCATTAGGCGCTTTGGAAATTACGCTGTTTTCTAAGCAAGGACGTATTATTGCGTTTAGCAGTATTAACTCGAGTGATATTTTACCTAAATTACCAGATGAGCATGTCTGGTTACAGGTACGCCAAAATAATGATTATATTACGTTAAATACCGATGACGATGGTAGTTTGAGCATTCAAGTTTTAATTGGAATTAAAGCCGATGAATCTCAGTATTTACAAGTACTCTACCCCGTTCCCGTTAGAATTTCAGATTTAGCGGATTCCATTGAATTTGCTTTTGTACGTTATCAAGAAATGAGCTTTTTACGCGATTCGTTAAAAATGAGTTTTTTTTTAGCCCTCTTATTAGTTTTATTATTAAGTTTATTAGCCGCCATTTGGGTTGCCTTTGTCAGTATTCGTCATATTGTAGCGCCAGTAAAAGAACTGGTTAAAGGTACGAAAGCCGTTGCCGCAGGCCATTATGAGCCTCAGTTATCGGTCATGGCACAAGATGATTTAGGCTTTTTAGTCGAGTCCTTTAATCAAATGACGCAACGGATTGCTCAATCGAGAGACATTGCACGGACAGCTAGTTTAGAAGTTGAAGAACAACGAGCCTACTTAGAATCTATTTTAGCGAATGTCAGTGCGGGAGTGATGAGTTTTGATAGTCATTTTAAAATCCGTACCAGTAATCAAGCCGCACATAAAATATTACATTGTGATAAAAATTTTTTTATTGGCCAATCATTGACTATTGTGATCAAACAACACCCTGAAATCGCCGATTTTTTGCGTGCCGTGTTAAAATTAATTGAAAAAAATAATGATAATTGGCAACAGCGTATTGCGTTTCTAGGGGTAAGTGGGCGACAAGAGCTTTTATGCCGTGGACGACCTTTATATTCACAAGAAGGCATTCGTGTCGGTGCGGTGGTTGTTTTTGATGACTTAACTGATTTAATTCAAGCTCAAAAAAATGCGGCATGGGGCGAGGTTGCTCGACGATTAGCGCATGAAATTAAAAATCCGTTAACGCCCATACAACTAGCCGCTGAACGATTACAGCATAAATTGGCCCACGAATTAGAACCTAAATCAGCCAGTATATTAAAACGCTCAACGAATACCATTGTTCAGCAGGTGGAGGCGATGAAACGAATGGTTGATGATTTTTCTGATTACGCTCGCCCGTCTAAAAAACAAACCGATGATATTAATTTACATCACTTAATACACGAATTATTGCCCTTGTATCAAACCCAAGGAAATATTAAGGTTACCATGATTAATAATGCGTATACCGCAATGATTCATGCAGATCCTGTTAATATACGTCAAGTTTTGCATAATTTATTAAAAAATGCTCAAGAAGCGATGACTAATGGGGGGCTTATTGAAATTAAATTAACACGAGTACAACGTAACAATACCCATTATATAGAATTAGGTATTTATGACCAAGGCGGAGGGATTACAGCCGATAAGATTGAAACTATTTTTGAGCCTTATGTCACCACAAAAACAAAGGGGACAGGGTTAGGCCTTGCTATTGTTAAAAAAATTATTGAAGAACATGGCGGGGTTATTTGGATAGATAGTCATTATACCCAAGGCGCAGGATTCATTATTCAGCTTCCTTTGTGTCAATTACCCGCTTGATGAAAAAAGCTAGTTTAAAATAGCTTTGAACTCCTTTAAAAAATTAACCTCATAACTCAGATGAACAAACAAGAACCTTATATTTTAGTCGTTGATGATGAACCCGATATTCGACAATTAGTCTCTGAAATTTTAGAAGATGAAGGCTATTATGTCGCGATGGCAGAAAATGCACAGGCGGCCCGTGAATTAAAGAAAAAACGCGAACCGAATTTGATTTTATTAGATATATGGATGCCTGATACCGATGGCGTTACACTTTTAAAAGAATGGGCGCAGGAAGAGCAACGTTTATGTCCTGTCGTAATGATGTCTGGACATGGCTCCGTTGAAACAGCCGTTGAAGCGACCCAGTTAGGCGCGTATGATTTTTTAGAAAAACCCCTCTCTTTAGCAAAATTATTACTGGTGGTTGAAAGAGCGTTGGAAGCCAGTTATTTGCAACAGGAAAATGCAGGACTCAAACAACAGTTAATGTTTGATATTGAACCTGTCGGGAAAAGTGCAACCGTTGAACGGACGAAAGATCAATTAAAACGTTTGGCTCAACATGAAGCACGCGTTTTATTCGTAGGTGAAGCGGGCGTGGGTAAAGAATTATATGCACGGTATTTACATAATCATAGCAGTCGCCGTGAAGGGGCTTTTGTGGATGTTGCTGTGGGTAGTATCGCCCCTGAAAATTCAGCGGTTGAATTTTTTGGCAAAGAAGAACACAATAAAATTTATCAGGGCTTATTAGAGCAGGCTCATGGCGGCACCTTATTTTTGGGTGAAATTGCGGGTATGGATAAAGAAACCCAAACGCGGCTTTTAAGCGCATTAGAGTCCAGTTCATTTTTACGTGTCGGTGGAAGTGAAGCCGTCCGCGTTGATGTTCGAGTCATTGCATCAACTCGTATTGCAATTGAAGAAGAAGTGAATGCGGGGCGTTTTCGACAAGATTTATACTACTTGTTAAATGTTGTTACCCTAGATATTCAACCGTTACGTGAACACAGTGAAGATGTACCCAGTTTATTAAATTTTTACATTGATTATTTTATTAAAATGGAAAAACTTCCCTTTAGAAAATTTTCAATCGCCGCCCAAAATTTTTTGCGTAATTACAGTTGGCATGGAAATATCAGAGAACTTAAAAACTTAGTACAGCGACTCATGATTTTAGGGGCAGGGGATGATATTGAATTAGACGAAGTTAAAAATGCGTTGGGATCAATCGCTGAAAAACCTGCGCTACTCGGTACGGTTCCTGAGTTTTTTAATCTTCCCTTAAAGGAAGCGCGCGAACATTTTGAAAAAGCTTATTTAGAATATCATTTTGAACGTAATTCGGGCAGTGTTGCTAAACTGGCCGCCGCCATTGGAATGGAGCGCACTCATTTGTACCGTAAACTTCATGCACTTAATATTAAACTATAACCATGGCTATTTTATTATTTTCTTTACGCGGGGTTCCTGAAGATGAATCGTTTGAAATTCGTGATTTATTAACCTATCATGACATTGATTTTTACGAAACTAACGCGGGTAATTGGGGAATGTCGATGCCTGCTATTTGGCTTCGAGATGAAATTCAGTTAACGGAGGCACAAGAATTACTGAATGGTTACCATCATTACCGTTACACCCATCAACGAGAAGCCTATTTAAAGCGAAAATCAACAGGGAATCATAAAAATTTATGGCGTTCTTTTTGGCAAAATCCTGCCTTATTTAGCCTTTACTTAGTGGCAATGGGGTTGGTTACTTATGTGTCAATTAAGCTATTATTTGAACTGGGGTTATGACTCAATTCGTGTTAATTATTAGCTTAATGTGGGGCCTCGTTTTTTCAACGAGCGTTGAGGCTAAAGCCTGTGTTTGGAATGGAATTCCTTTACATGGAAAGGTTCAATTTGTCACCGATTTTCCTGATATTAAAATTAAATATGTAACCGCATTTGCAACCATTAATGTCGTCTTTGTCAAAAATTTTACCGCTAAATGTGGTCAATGGGAAATCGTTGATGCCTTTCCTGATTTTACGGTACAAATTGTGGATTCATTTCCTGATTTAACCGTTGAAAAAGTAAGTTCTTTTTCTGGAATGAATTAAAATACAGGCGTGAAAAAATTATTGCTCACGCCTTGTATTGAGCTTCAACCCGCGTTAGGATCTGAATCGATAAAACCTTATGATTAAATATCACTTTGATAAAAATTTTTATTACTTAATGATTTTTTTTCGGTCATATCAAGTCGGTAGCCGATTAAAAAACCCTGCGTTGCCGCAGAATAATCAAGACAAACGGCATTATGACTTGCAATTTCAGGTGTTCCTGAAAACCAATAATGTCCAAAAAAAACAGGGATGGCTTGGTTAGGATAGAGCGCAATGGGATTGTTTTTATCTAATAATTTCTCGTTAGAAAGGCTACGTCGATCTTTTTCAGAGCCAACTGCGGCTTGCCTATACGTTAGTAATACATTTTGCCACCACCGAACCCGTACTTTACGCCTTGCTGTCCCCTCTTTATCGGTAAATAATTTATTATTAGGTAACACTAATTCGGGGCCTTTTAATAATGTTTCTAAGGTATTATAAAAAAATGAATTTTTTTCACAAGCACGTTGATAATCTTCCGATTTCAAACAATTATTTGCAGTTAACAAGGGCTTTAGTTTCTTAATAAGCCCTTCATCCCAGCAAGCATGAATGACTCTAAAATCAGCTAGTTCTAAAAATAAAGGCAGCGTTTTAAACCAGTTAATGACCGCTTTAGTCTCGAGACCATCAAGGGGATATTCATTTAAGAAGTGTTGATGCTGCTGGGTATTATTTTTAGTATGGGG from Methylococcales bacterium carries:
- a CDS encoding DUF4390 domain-containing protein, with the protein product MSMINFFLLLFISVLSPVLSADEFSTQIKTAKLTPYNNYYQLSADIDYNLSPTAIEAIQSNIALTWHLNIKLKKIKPLWNTIVFNQLFSYTIRYHALLNSYSVGDSSRKKNKRFTSLTAALASISKIRNLNFIKTSIIEKNSQYTVAIKLEFDREALPLPLRPIAYLDNDWDLSSHWYLWTLQP
- a CDS encoding ATP-binding protein gives rise to the protein MDTTTLKLPISLFIITLFGLILLSLQLMSSATQETSQLSDIYSLLLLINSLGTAALMVLVGINVYSLTQQLKKKEAGSRLTTRMVSLFVLLALAPAAIVFYFSVQFLQQAINSGFNVEIDKAMEDALELSQASLDQRMRWHLKQTQQSTKVLRDKSETLLALELANLRDSLGALEITLFSKQGRIIAFSSINSSDILPKLPDEHVWLQVRQNNDYITLNTDDDGSLSIQVLIGIKADESQYLQVLYPVPVRISDLADSIEFAFVRYQEMSFLRDSLKMSFFLALLLVLLLSLLAAIWVAFVSIRHIVAPVKELVKGTKAVAAGHYEPQLSVMAQDDLGFLVESFNQMTQRIAQSRDIARTASLEVEEQRAYLESILANVSAGVMSFDSHFKIRTSNQAAHKILHCDKNFFIGQSLTIVIKQHPEIADFLRAVLKLIEKNNDNWQQRIAFLGVSGRQELLCRGRPLYSQEGIRVGAVVVFDDLTDLIQAQKNAAWGEVARRLAHEIKNPLTPIQLAAERLQHKLAHELEPKSASILKRSTNTIVQQVEAMKRMVDDFSDYARPSKKQTDDINLHHLIHELLPLYQTQGNIKVTMINNAYTAMIHADPVNIRQVLHNLLKNAQEAMTNGGLIEIKLTRVQRNNTHYIELGIYDQGGGITADKIETIFEPYVTTKTKGTGLGLAIVKKIIEEHGGVIWIDSHYTQGAGFIIQLPLCQLPA
- a CDS encoding sigma-54 dependent transcriptional regulator: MNKQEPYILVVDDEPDIRQLVSEILEDEGYYVAMAENAQAARELKKKREPNLILLDIWMPDTDGVTLLKEWAQEEQRLCPVVMMSGHGSVETAVEATQLGAYDFLEKPLSLAKLLLVVERALEASYLQQENAGLKQQLMFDIEPVGKSATVERTKDQLKRLAQHEARVLFVGEAGVGKELYARYLHNHSSRREGAFVDVAVGSIAPENSAVEFFGKEEHNKIYQGLLEQAHGGTLFLGEIAGMDKETQTRLLSALESSSFLRVGGSEAVRVDVRVIASTRIAIEEEVNAGRFRQDLYYLLNVVTLDIQPLREHSEDVPSLLNFYIDYFIKMEKLPFRKFSIAAQNFLRNYSWHGNIRELKNLVQRLMILGAGDDIELDEVKNALGSIAEKPALLGTVPEFFNLPLKEAREHFEKAYLEYHFERNSGSVAKLAAAIGMERTHLYRKLHALNIKL
- a CDS encoding DUF6164 family protein, with product MAILLFSLRGVPEDESFEIRDLLTYHDIDFYETNAGNWGMSMPAIWLRDEIQLTEAQELLNGYHHYRYTHQREAYLKRKSTGNHKNLWRSFWQNPALFSLYLVAMGLVTYVSIKLLFELGL
- a CDS encoding metallophosphoesterase, whose translation is MTITHYDLIGDIHGQAEKLINLLQKLGYQQQEGVYQKPQHQVIFVGDFIDRGLQEKKVLTIVRAMIEANHAQAVMGNHEFNAICYHSKDNQGNYLRPHTKNNTQQHQHFLNEYPLDGLETKAVINWFKTLPLFLELADFRVIHACWDEGLIKKLKPLLTANNCLKSEDYQRACEKNSFFYNTLETLLKGPELVLPNNKLFTDKEGTARRKVRVRWWQNVLLTYRQAAVGSEKDRRSLSNEKLLDKNNPIALYPNQAIPVFFGHYWFSGTPEIASHNAVCLDYSAATQGFLIGYRLDMTEKKSLSNKNFYQSDI